In Aquimarina sp. TRL1, a single window of DNA contains:
- a CDS encoding Fur family transcriptional regulator: MKKTRNTQKQDYVIEILSKSKHTMSADAILEAIPIKVNKSTVYRILDRFVDKGKVHFVTGEDGKAYYAMCNSCSIEHEMHNHIHFQCKSCNTVTCLPHKIEVPNLEDYEVNETQFLLIGKCNDCKKIES, translated from the coding sequence ATGAAAAAAACAAGAAACACACAGAAGCAAGATTATGTAATAGAGATTCTTTCCAAATCTAAACATACGATGTCCGCTGATGCCATATTAGAGGCTATTCCAATTAAAGTCAATAAGTCTACCGTATACAGGATATTAGATCGGTTTGTAGATAAAGGAAAAGTACATTTCGTTACCGGAGAAGATGGAAAAGCCTACTACGCCATGTGTAATAGCTGTTCTATCGAGCATGAAATGCACAATCACATACACTTTCAATGCAAATCTTGCAATACAGTGACTTGCTTACCTCATAAAATAGAAGTTCCAAATCTGGAAGATTATGAAGTAAATGAAACTCAATTTTTATTAATTGGAAAATGTAATGACTGTAAAAAAATAGAATCGTAA
- a CDS encoding Smr/MutS family protein produces MLKKGDVVSLIDEPLTGIVVAVKGEEITLETEQGFLLSFLSTEVVKIDQGAMELPSYQQVYDNLQQKEDFKKKTKKKAPIKRKERNLPPMEVDLHIHKLVKSKKGMSNYDILTIQLDTAERQLNFAIAKRIPRIVFIHGVGQGVLKEELKTLFRRFDNIRISEADYKKYGLGATEIYIVQNPNK; encoded by the coding sequence ATGTTGAAAAAGGGGGATGTGGTTTCTTTAATTGATGAGCCTCTAACAGGAATCGTAGTGGCAGTTAAAGGGGAAGAAATTACTTTAGAAACTGAGCAAGGTTTTTTGTTAAGTTTTTTGAGTACCGAAGTTGTTAAAATTGATCAGGGGGCAATGGAACTTCCATCATATCAACAGGTATATGATAACTTACAGCAAAAAGAGGATTTTAAAAAGAAAACTAAAAAGAAAGCGCCAATAAAGAGAAAAGAGAGAAATCTTCCTCCGATGGAAGTCGATTTACATATTCATAAGCTTGTAAAATCTAAAAAGGGGATGTCGAATTATGATATATTGACAATTCAACTTGATACAGCAGAAAGACAATTGAATTTTGCAATCGCGAAAAGAATCCCCCGAATAGTGTTTATTCATGGAGTTGGACAGGGAGTTTTGAAAGAAGAGTTAAAAACCTTGTTTAGACGTTTTGATAACATTCGGATATCAGAAGCAGACTATAAAAAATATGGATTAGGAGCTACGGAAATATACATTGTCCAAAATCCAAACAAGTAA
- a CDS encoding carboxypeptidase-like regulatory domain-containing protein, with translation MKKTYFYFFVFVFGCILTSTAQTSYLKGIVLDEAKTPIAGATISYEDHGVQSDKSGVYELEIPSNKEITVIISHIGLKNLTFTIKLEENQEYELNPVLKTDIQQIGEVVISGRERKAVQGITTLDPETIRITPSANAGVEGLLKTLPGVSSNNELSTQYSVRGGNFDENLVYVNEIEVYRPFLIRSGQQEGLSFVNSDLVHNVDFSSGGFQAKYGDKLSSVLDITYKRPTRVGGSADMSLLGGSVSAHGISKNKKLAAVIGLRYRDNSLFVKAKQTETNFRPKFADVQTYISYNLSKKFEVGFLGNLAINTYDYEPLTRQTNFGTIQRPIALSVHYNGQEEDKYNTYFGALKGTYRVNDELTLKLISSIYQTQEQEYYDILAFYRLGTVNTDIGSENLGEIEFTKGIGSQLTHARNDLDALIMNVQHKGSYIKNQNQIEWGVRYTKEDIRDRIQEYEIIDSLGFSVRPPLPDYKNEQPYIPYASPIVPFTSIRATNATKIDRMSGFVQYSYRGHINDHEFWTNAGVRAQSWQVTDRDTKSDQQVVISPRAQIAIKPNWKSDMIFRLSGGWYHQPPFYRELRDATGTIRPEVKAQESIHIVLGNEYSFELWERPFKLTSEVFYKKLTDVNPYTIENVRIRYRADNNAKAYAQGLDLRINGEFVPGTESWVSLGYLKTEENIDNRGYISRPTDQRLKIGLLFQDYVPTIPNLKMYLNLLYQTGVPGGSPSYADPYDFQTRLRDYRRADLGISYVLKDQNQTYRKGHFLNYFKELTLGLEVFNLFDNQNSITNTFVRDASSQLQYAIPNFLTPRLLNFRIGMKF, from the coding sequence TTGAAAAAAACATATTTCTATTTCTTCGTATTTGTTTTTGGATGTATCCTGACATCTACTGCACAAACATCTTACCTAAAAGGTATTGTATTAGATGAAGCTAAAACTCCGATTGCCGGAGCAACCATTTCTTATGAAGATCATGGAGTGCAATCTGACAAATCAGGGGTTTATGAATTAGAGATCCCTTCTAACAAGGAAATTACCGTAATAATTTCTCATATCGGTTTAAAAAATCTAACCTTTACTATTAAATTAGAGGAAAATCAGGAATATGAATTAAACCCGGTCCTTAAAACAGACATTCAACAAATCGGAGAAGTTGTGATCTCTGGTAGAGAACGAAAAGCTGTACAAGGAATTACCACACTAGATCCTGAGACTATCAGAATTACTCCCTCTGCAAATGCTGGAGTAGAAGGACTTCTAAAAACCCTCCCTGGTGTCAGCTCTAATAATGAATTGAGTACACAATATTCGGTTAGAGGGGGAAACTTTGATGAAAACCTTGTTTATGTAAACGAAATAGAAGTATATCGTCCTTTTTTAATTCGCTCCGGGCAACAGGAAGGGCTTAGTTTTGTCAATTCTGACCTGGTCCATAATGTCGATTTTTCCTCTGGTGGATTTCAGGCTAAATATGGAGATAAGTTATCTTCGGTATTAGATATTACCTATAAGCGTCCTACCCGTGTTGGGGGTAGTGCAGATATGAGTTTATTAGGCGGTAGTGTCTCGGCTCATGGTATTTCTAAAAACAAAAAATTAGCGGCAGTTATCGGTCTTCGTTACAGAGATAATAGCTTATTTGTAAAAGCAAAGCAAACAGAAACAAATTTTCGACCGAAATTTGCAGATGTTCAGACTTACATTTCCTACAACCTTTCCAAAAAGTTTGAAGTTGGGTTTCTTGGGAACTTAGCAATTAACACCTATGATTATGAACCACTAACCCGACAAACTAATTTTGGAACAATACAAAGACCCATTGCCCTCTCTGTTCATTATAATGGGCAGGAGGAAGATAAATACAATACATACTTCGGAGCTTTAAAAGGAACCTATAGAGTAAATGATGAACTCACTTTAAAACTAATTTCATCTATTTACCAAACTCAGGAACAAGAATACTATGACATTCTCGCCTTTTATAGACTGGGGACAGTAAACACAGATATAGGAAGTGAGAATCTTGGTGAAATCGAATTTACCAAAGGAATTGGTTCACAATTAACACATGCTAGGAATGATCTGGATGCCTTAATCATGAATGTGCAGCATAAAGGATCTTATATTAAAAATCAAAATCAGATAGAATGGGGTGTTCGATATACAAAAGAAGATATTAGAGATCGAATTCAAGAGTATGAAATTATAGATTCTCTTGGTTTTTCTGTTCGTCCTCCTCTCCCCGATTATAAGAATGAACAACCTTACATTCCTTATGCCAGTCCTATTGTTCCTTTTACAAGCATCAGAGCAACAAATGCTACAAAAATTGATCGTATGTCCGGTTTTGTTCAATATAGCTACAGAGGTCATATTAACGATCATGAATTTTGGACAAATGCCGGAGTAAGAGCACAAAGTTGGCAGGTTACTGACCGGGATACCAAAAGTGATCAGCAGGTAGTGATAAGCCCCAGAGCACAGATTGCTATAAAGCCAAACTGGAAATCAGATATGATTTTTCGCCTATCAGGAGGATGGTATCACCAACCACCATTTTATAGAGAACTAAGAGATGCTACCGGAACCATCAGACCAGAGGTAAAAGCTCAGGAGTCTATTCATATTGTACTAGGTAATGAATACAGTTTTGAGCTTTGGGAAAGACCCTTTAAGTTAACCTCTGAAGTATTTTATAAAAAACTTACTGATGTAAACCCTTATACGATAGAAAATGTACGAATCCGATATCGTGCTGACAATAATGCCAAAGCCTATGCACAGGGACTTGATCTAAGAATTAATGGAGAATTTGTTCCTGGTACGGAAAGCTGGGTGAGTTTAGGTTACTTAAAAACAGAAGAAAATATTGACAACAGAGGGTATATTTCCAGACCTACAGATCAACGCCTAAAAATAGGATTACTATTTCAGGATTATGTCCCTACCATTCCCAACTTAAAAATGTACCTCAATCTCTTATATCAAACCGGGGTTCCAGGAGGTTCTCCCAGCTATGCAGATCCTTACGATTTTCAAACACGATTAAGAGACTATAGAAGAGCTGATTTAGGAATCTCGTACGTACTCAAAGATCAAAACCAAACCTATAGAAAAGGACATTTTCTGAATTATTTTAAAGAATTAACACTGGGGCTTGAAGTTTTCAATCTATTTGATAACCAAAACTCTATTACTAACACATTTGTCAGAGACGCATCAAGTCAATTACAATATGCCATTCCAAACTTTTTAACTCCTCGTCTTTTAAATTTCAGGATTGGTATGAAATTTTAA
- the rocD gene encoding ornithine--oxo-acid transaminase, giving the protein MAILNKKSSQELIDLEDKYGAHNYHPLPVVLSKGEGVHVWDVEGKKYYDFLSAYSAVNQGHCHPKIVGAMVEQAQTLTLTSRAFYNDRLGEYEKFATEFFGFDKLLPMNTGAEAVETALKLCRKWAYEKKGISENEAQIIVCKNNFHGRTTTIISFSNDPVARKNFGPFTNGFIKIEYDNLVALEEALAKNKNVAGFLVEPIQGEAGVYVPSEGYLAKAKALCEKHNVLFIADEVQTGIARTGKLLAVDHENVTPDILVLGKALSGGAYPVSGVLANDAIMDVIKPGNHGSTFGGNPVAAAVAIAALEVVKEEKLAENAEELGRLFRSELETYIKDSSIATLVRGKGLLNAVVINDTEESDTAWNICVALKENGLLAKPTHGNIIRFAPPLVMNKEQLLDCVAIITNTLKQFEK; this is encoded by the coding sequence ATGGCAATTTTAAATAAAAAGTCATCACAAGAATTAATTGATTTAGAAGATAAATACGGAGCTCATAATTACCATCCACTTCCTGTGGTATTGAGTAAAGGAGAAGGAGTTCATGTATGGGATGTAGAAGGTAAAAAGTATTATGATTTTTTAAGTGCGTATTCTGCGGTTAATCAGGGACATTGTCACCCTAAGATAGTGGGAGCAATGGTGGAACAGGCTCAAACTCTGACATTGACTTCCAGAGCTTTTTATAATGATCGATTAGGAGAGTACGAAAAGTTTGCGACAGAGTTTTTTGGTTTTGATAAGTTATTACCAATGAATACTGGGGCTGAAGCTGTAGAAACAGCATTGAAATTATGTAGAAAATGGGCTTATGAGAAGAAAGGTATTTCTGAAAATGAGGCGCAGATTATAGTTTGTAAGAATAACTTCCATGGAAGAACTACTACGATCATATCATTTTCTAATGACCCAGTAGCGAGAAAAAATTTCGGACCATTTACCAATGGTTTTATAAAAATTGAATACGATAATCTAGTAGCATTAGAAGAAGCATTAGCGAAGAATAAAAATGTGGCTGGGTTTTTAGTAGAGCCTATTCAGGGAGAAGCAGGAGTATATGTTCCTTCTGAGGGATATTTAGCAAAAGCGAAAGCTTTGTGTGAAAAGCATAATGTACTTTTTATTGCAGATGAAGTACAAACAGGAATTGCCAGAACAGGAAAGTTACTTGCGGTAGATCATGAAAATGTAACTCCAGATATATTAGTGCTAGGAAAAGCATTGAGTGGAGGAGCATATCCTGTATCAGGAGTGTTGGCTAATGATGCTATTATGGATGTTATAAAGCCAGGAAATCACGGGAGTACTTTTGGAGGGAATCCAGTAGCTGCTGCGGTTGCAATAGCAGCCTTAGAAGTGGTAAAAGAAGAAAAGTTAGCAGAAAATGCAGAGGAACTTGGTCGCTTGTTCAGATCAGAGCTAGAGACATATATTAAAGATTCAAGCATTGCTACTTTAGTAAGAGGAAAAGGGCTTCTCAATGCAGTTGTGATTAATGATACAGAAGAAAGTGATACTGCATGGAACATTTGTGTAGCATTAAAAGAAAATGGATTATTAGCAAAACCAACTCATGGAAACATTATCCGTTTTGCTCCACCATTAGTAATGAATAAAGAACAGTTGCTGGATTGTGTGGCTATCATAACAAACACATTGAAGCAATTCGAAAAATAA
- a CDS encoding cysteine desulfurase family protein: MRKVYLDNAATTELRQEVIDKMVAVLKEDYGNPSSTHGYGRSAKNYIEQARKNIAKSLGVKASEIIFTSGGTEADNLALNSAVRDLGVKHIITSKIEHHAVLHTVQELAMYCGVTVSYVKINRDGSVDYDHLESLLKNSTDKTLISLMYVNNEIGTILDVEKVGDLSREYNALFHCDMVQAIGHYEVNLSKLNVDFTAASAHKFHGPKGVGFSYVRKNSGLKPLIFGGSQERGIRGGTECVHNIVGMDEALRITNEKLAEEKAYVLELKQHFIDTLKNNIEGIKFNAKCDDPSHSTYNLLNVNIPISEDKREILLFHLDINGVACSKGSACQSGSSKGSHVLVEVLDEADLCNPSVRFSFSIFNTKEEIEYVVSVLQKIISGA; the protein is encoded by the coding sequence ATGAGAAAAGTTTATTTAGACAATGCCGCCACTACGGAATTAAGACAGGAAGTAATAGATAAAATGGTTGCCGTATTAAAAGAAGATTATGGAAATCCATCTTCTACTCATGGGTATGGGCGATCAGCTAAGAATTACATAGAACAAGCACGTAAGAATATAGCGAAATCACTAGGGGTCAAAGCTTCTGAAATTATTTTTACATCAGGAGGTACCGAGGCGGATAATTTAGCATTAAACAGTGCTGTTAGAGATTTAGGAGTGAAACATATTATTACTTCTAAAATAGAACACCATGCAGTATTGCATACCGTACAGGAATTAGCAATGTATTGCGGAGTTACTGTAAGCTATGTCAAAATTAATAGAGACGGGAGTGTAGATTACGATCATTTAGAATCGCTTTTGAAAAATAGTACAGATAAGACTTTGATTAGTCTTATGTATGTGAATAATGAAATAGGAACTATTTTGGATGTAGAAAAAGTAGGAGACCTAAGTAGGGAATACAATGCATTATTTCATTGTGATATGGTACAGGCAATAGGACATTATGAAGTAAATTTAAGTAAACTTAATGTAGATTTTACAGCCGCAAGTGCTCATAAATTTCATGGACCTAAAGGAGTTGGTTTTTCTTATGTAAGGAAAAACTCAGGGTTAAAGCCACTTATTTTTGGAGGAAGCCAGGAACGCGGAATAAGAGGAGGGACAGAGTGTGTTCATAATATTGTAGGAATGGATGAAGCACTGCGGATCACAAATGAAAAATTAGCAGAAGAAAAAGCGTATGTATTAGAACTTAAGCAACATTTTATCGATACGCTAAAAAATAATATTGAAGGAATAAAATTCAATGCGAAATGTGATGACCCTTCACATAGTACTTATAATTTATTAAATGTAAATATTCCCATTTCGGAAGATAAAAGAGAAATATTGTTATTTCACCTGGATATTAACGGAGTTGCTTGCTCTAAAGGGAGCGCTTGTCAGAGTGGAAGTAGTAAAGGCTCTCATGTATTAGTTGAGGTATTAGATGAAGCAGATTTGTGTAACCCTTCAGTGCGATTTTCATTCTCTATTTTTAATACCAAGGAGGAAATAGAGTATGTAGTATCTGTATTGCAAAAAATAATTTCAGGCGCATAA
- a CDS encoding beta-1,6-galactofuranosyltransferase → MNKKFFISRNYKSVFNAAGKAKIDCEDILKEISFRNIGFSQSAIPNSAIGTIKNFFGITYALLRLPVKSTLCTQYPFNKFRSYIIAIAKLKNCSIITIVHDVRALKGRTNNIQKELDKIITTDAIIVHNESMKQWFLNQGTSIPITVLDIFDYLPSKGIPMQNDTHATDQKYEIVYAGGFAHGKNAYIYDLDTVPNQHFSMKLYGVGFDYDKLRVKKEDSIISYEGAFPSDVVAYHIKGSFGLVWDGISTEECSGQYGQYLKYNNPHKTSLYILCGLPIIVWDKAAISDFVLKNNIGITVSNLEDLDNQLQKITEQEYLSMKENIYKIRTKIGSGGFLKNAISEALENI, encoded by the coding sequence ATGAATAAAAAATTTTTTATTTCCAGGAACTACAAATCTGTTTTTAATGCAGCTGGAAAGGCTAAAATTGATTGTGAAGATATTTTAAAAGAAATAAGTTTTCGTAACATAGGTTTTTCTCAATCAGCAATCCCTAACTCTGCCATAGGTACTATTAAAAACTTTTTCGGTATTACATATGCATTGTTACGACTCCCGGTTAAAAGCACACTATGTACGCAATATCCTTTTAACAAATTCAGAAGTTACATCATAGCAATAGCTAAACTAAAAAATTGTTCTATTATTACAATTGTACACGATGTAAGAGCTTTAAAAGGGCGAACAAACAACATACAAAAAGAGTTAGACAAGATCATTACTACAGATGCGATTATTGTACATAACGAATCTATGAAGCAGTGGTTTCTGAATCAGGGAACTTCTATCCCTATTACTGTACTCGATATTTTTGACTATCTACCATCCAAAGGAATTCCGATGCAAAATGACACACATGCTACTGATCAAAAATATGAAATTGTATATGCTGGTGGGTTTGCACATGGAAAAAATGCCTATATCTATGATCTGGATACCGTACCCAATCAACATTTTAGTATGAAATTATATGGCGTAGGGTTTGATTACGATAAACTTCGTGTAAAGAAAGAAGATTCGATTATTTCTTATGAAGGAGCTTTTCCCTCTGATGTAGTCGCGTATCACATAAAAGGTTCTTTTGGGTTGGTATGGGATGGAATATCCACCGAAGAATGTTCTGGTCAATATGGTCAGTATCTAAAATACAACAATCCGCACAAAACCTCTCTCTACATTTTATGTGGACTTCCTATTATTGTATGGGATAAAGCCGCTATTAGCGATTTTGTCTTAAAAAACAATATTGGTATTACTGTATCCAACCTTGAAGATCTCGATAATCAATTACAAAAAATAACTGAACAGGAGTATCTATCCATGAAAGAGAACATTTATAAGATAAGAACTAAAATCGGCTCTGGAGGGTTTCTCAAAAACGCTATAAGCGAAGCACTAGAAAACATCTGA
- a CDS encoding M23 family metallopeptidase translates to MRVLSFFILFISSFVFAQKKVPNDYFMNPLDIPLATSGTFGELRSNHFHSGIDLKTQKREGLNVYAAASGRISRIKVSRFGYGKALYLTHPNGYTTVYAHLKKFAPEIEAYVKKKQYTKESYQIELFPKSESFKIKKGDIIGYSGNTGGSGGPHLHFEIRDSSARPMNPMSFGIDVKDSKKPIINSVWVYTLGNNTHVNGHQKPQRLTLSPQKDGTYTASKIHAIGNIGIGISTIDQQDLTTNKNGIFSIETFVNGQKNFSLEMNRFSFAETRYINRLIDFSYYKQNSSRISKLFIERNNPLSIYKDVLNKGVITIQDSLSYSITIKVKDFKQNTSTIVIPVDGKQVDNVIKNEILKTSYYAKPSQNFTYSANGFNLLIPKGSLYEDVFLDITTKGDTIKVHNSKTPLHKKMTLVFDVSKYTEKDRKKLFIGRVNNRKPPSYQTTSKKGSKFSLRTKSFGTYSLFSDTKKPTIVPINVADKKWMTQAQYLKLKINDSETGISSYRGTINGKFILMEYDYKTGMLVYDFNDKIINASENKFKLIVLDKVGNKSTYEATFFRKP, encoded by the coding sequence ATGCGAGTACTATCATTTTTCATTTTATTTATATCTTCTTTTGTTTTTGCTCAAAAAAAAGTTCCAAATGATTACTTCATGAATCCATTGGACATCCCATTAGCTACCTCTGGTACTTTTGGAGAATTGAGATCGAATCACTTTCATTCAGGAATAGATTTAAAAACACAAAAACGAGAAGGCTTAAATGTATACGCCGCTGCATCAGGTAGAATCAGCAGAATCAAAGTTTCCCGTTTCGGCTATGGTAAGGCTTTATACTTGACCCATCCTAATGGATATACAACTGTTTATGCACACTTAAAAAAATTCGCCCCTGAAATAGAAGCTTATGTAAAGAAAAAACAGTACACAAAAGAATCGTATCAAATAGAATTGTTTCCTAAGTCAGAATCCTTTAAAATTAAAAAAGGTGACATTATTGGTTACAGTGGAAATACTGGAGGCAGTGGAGGTCCACACCTTCATTTCGAAATTAGAGATTCCAGCGCTCGTCCTATGAACCCAATGAGTTTTGGTATCGATGTTAAAGATTCCAAGAAACCAATAATTAACAGTGTTTGGGTCTATACACTCGGAAATAACACACATGTTAACGGACACCAAAAGCCACAACGGCTAACATTGTCCCCACAAAAAGATGGTACATATACCGCTTCCAAAATTCATGCAATTGGAAATATTGGTATTGGTATTTCTACAATTGATCAACAAGATTTAACAACAAATAAGAATGGAATTTTCTCTATCGAAACTTTTGTGAACGGACAAAAGAATTTTTCACTGGAAATGAATCGATTTTCTTTTGCTGAAACCAGATATATTAACCGCCTTATTGATTTCTCTTATTACAAACAAAATAGCAGTAGAATCAGTAAGCTTTTTATTGAAAGAAACAATCCTTTATCTATCTATAAAGACGTTCTTAATAAAGGAGTGATTACAATTCAGGACAGCCTCTCCTATTCTATTACTATCAAAGTAAAGGATTTTAAACAAAACACCTCTACCATCGTTATTCCTGTTGACGGAAAGCAAGTTGATAACGTAATTAAAAACGAAATTTTAAAAACGTCTTATTATGCTAAACCAAGTCAGAATTTCACCTATTCTGCTAATGGTTTCAACCTTCTAATTCCTAAAGGCAGTTTATATGAAGATGTTTTTCTAGATATTACCACAAAAGGAGATACTATTAAAGTACACAATAGTAAAACTCCACTTCATAAAAAAATGACTTTAGTCTTTGACGTTTCTAAATACACAGAAAAAGACAGAAAAAAATTATTCATAGGAAGAGTTAATAACAGAAAACCTCCTTCTTACCAAACAACCAGCAAAAAAGGAAGTAAGTTCTCCTTACGAACAAAATCATTTGGTACCTATAGTCTTTTCTCAGACACAAAAAAACCTACTATTGTCCCTATCAATGTAGCTGATAAAAAATGGATGACACAAGCTCAGTATTTAAAATTAAAAATAAACGATTCTGAAACAGGAATCTCTAGCTACAGAGGAACCATCAACGGGAAGTTTATTTTAATGGAATATGATTACAAAACAGGGATGCTTGTCTATGACTTTAATGACAAAATTATCAATGCTTCAGAAAATAAATTTAAACTTATTGTGTTAGATAAGGTAGGAAATAAATCAACCTATGAAGCGACTTTCTTCAGAAAACCATAA
- a CDS encoding DUF6048 family protein: MKKVRIFLFIISLCLTNSICSQNAQKKATDTLPPAEKYGIRAGIDVAKIIRSSFDDDYSGFEIVADYRIYKNFYIATEFGNESLNRKEENITVKGAGNYINFGFDYNAYKNWYGMQNNIYFGLRYGYSNFDQNLVAYKIFTGTDYFGDTTRTEAIETTGLNAGWVSLLFGIKVEVLNNLYLGANISLKRMIHEKQPSGYDNLYIPGFGKTNDIGDYNVGYGYSISYMIPFFKRRK, from the coding sequence ATGAAGAAAGTGCGCATATTTTTATTTATCATTAGCCTATGCCTTACCAATAGTATTTGTAGTCAAAATGCACAAAAAAAAGCTACAGATACCCTACCACCGGCAGAAAAATATGGCATTCGAGCTGGTATTGATGTAGCAAAAATTATTAGAAGCTCTTTTGATGATGATTATTCGGGTTTTGAAATAGTTGCAGATTATAGAATATATAAAAACTTTTATATTGCTACTGAATTCGGAAATGAATCACTCAACAGAAAAGAAGAAAATATCACTGTAAAAGGTGCTGGAAATTATATCAATTTTGGATTTGATTACAATGCTTATAAAAATTGGTATGGAATGCAGAACAATATTTATTTCGGTCTAAGATATGGGTATAGCAATTTTGATCAAAATTTAGTAGCATACAAAATTTTTACCGGAACAGATTATTTTGGGGATACTACAAGAACGGAAGCTATAGAAACTACCGGGCTAAATGCAGGGTGGGTTAGCTTATTATTCGGAATAAAAGTAGAAGTACTAAACAATCTATATTTAGGTGCTAATATTTCTCTAAAAAGAATGATACATGAAAAACAACCTAGCGGATATGACAACTTATATATTCCTGGGTTTGGAAAAACCAATGATATAGGAGACTATAATGTCGGTTACGGATATTCTATTAGCTATATGATCCCTTTCTTTAAAAGGAGAAAATAA
- a CDS encoding DUF6452 family protein, which produces MRNSFKKILTLLILSGYLYSNSGCERDDICSADTPTTPKLVIRFIDNITNTEVKNPVQLEVKAIDSTINEPYDYGEIAEGNIMIPLNTNSTVTKYELTINSQNENPALINRDTISIEYTPVEDYVSSACGFRVTFEGITSEEVIEQPTENNWIKRISVERSNITDEESAHIFIYH; this is translated from the coding sequence ATGAGAAACTCATTCAAAAAAATACTTACTTTACTAATCTTATCTGGTTATTTATATAGTAATAGTGGATGTGAAAGAGATGATATTTGTTCAGCAGATACTCCAACAACGCCAAAACTTGTTATTAGATTTATTGATAACATCACCAATACAGAAGTAAAAAACCCGGTACAATTAGAAGTTAAAGCAATCGATTCCACAATTAATGAACCATACGATTATGGAGAAATCGCTGAAGGTAATATCATGATTCCTCTGAATACGAATTCTACGGTAACCAAATACGAACTTACCATTAATTCTCAGAACGAAAATCCTGCCCTTATTAATAGAGACACGATTAGTATAGAATATACCCCTGTAGAAGACTATGTAAGTAGTGCCTGCGGTTTTAGGGTTACGTTTGAAGGAATCACAAGTGAAGAGGTAATAGAACAACCAACAGAAAACAACTGGATTAAACGTATAAGTGTCGAAAGATCAAATATAACAGATGAAGAAAGTGCGCATATTTTTATTTATCATTAG
- a CDS encoding MerC domain-containing protein: MNKIFPSINWDLLGLSASFLCVMHCIALPFIIMFFPLLGMSFLENSLTEMGLILSSVSIAAIAIIRGYVSYHKKKSVLFMLIGAVLLFLLGILIEHPTIEKGSHLIATILLIVAHLFNWKEIRKRKKCSCSYCSK; the protein is encoded by the coding sequence ATGAATAAAATTTTTCCTTCCATTAATTGGGATCTTTTAGGGTTGTCAGCCTCTTTTTTATGTGTTATGCATTGTATTGCATTGCCATTTATTATTATGTTTTTTCCTCTGCTTGGAATGAGTTTTTTGGAAAACTCATTAACAGAGATGGGGTTGATTTTGTCAAGTGTTTCTATAGCGGCAATAGCGATTATCCGAGGATATGTTAGTTACCATAAAAAAAAGAGTGTTTTGTTTATGTTAATCGGAGCTGTTTTATTGTTTTTACTGGGGATTTTAATAGAACACCCAACAATAGAGAAAGGGAGTCATTTAATAGCAACTATTTTACTTATTGTTGCCCACCTTTTCAATTGGAAAGAGATACGAAAAAGAAAGAAATGTTCTTGTAGTTATTGTTCTAAGTAG
- a CDS encoding CD225/dispanin family protein, whose translation MESNPTRPKNYLVESILATLFCCLPLGIVAIIKASNVNSAYDSGNFAEAEKASAEAKKWMRYAVIGGAVFIVLYILFIVLVGGMAALGGGSY comes from the coding sequence ATGGAAAGTAACCCAACCAGACCTAAGAATTATTTAGTAGAATCTATTTTAGCAACATTATTTTGTTGCCTACCATTAGGAATTGTTGCTATCATCAAAGCCTCTAATGTAAACTCTGCATATGACTCTGGTAATTTTGCCGAAGCAGAAAAAGCTTCTGCCGAAGCTAAAAAATGGATGAGATATGCTGTAATTGGTGGTGCTGTTTTTATCGTATTATATATCCTTTTCATAGTATTAGTTGGTGGAATGGCTGCTTTAGGAGGAGGATCATACTAG